A window of the Isosphaera pallida ATCC 43644 genome harbors these coding sequences:
- a CDS encoding alpha/beta hydrolase family protein produces the protein MRPLTRSHPLHPVVPTRRGFMGVAIAASWGWAGRIWACVSAASSYRDRHDRPDLVIDSQGNTRALRNRDEWNERRQRIREAMQQVMGPLPVEGPCRQGPLNTTILQREEVEHDGIPIRRTLLTYAPDPGPAGDSKPVAVPAWLLEPLDCQDRSKPTRRPAMLALHQTIRIGKDEPVGLGDHPNRRYGVELAARGFVVLAPDYPGFGAHRVDPYALGYVSATMKAIRDNLRGVDLLTALDSVDPARIGAIGHSLGGHNALFTAVFDERLAATVTSCGFTSFPRYKNGDLSGWSHQGYMPRIRTVHHLDPARMPFDFPEVVAAVAPRGLFVSAPLHDDNFDVQGVKDCLEAARPIFKLWDAPEALVAEFPDTGHDFPPATRQRAYQWLEQRLAARSSIQPIKSNPAE, from the coding sequence ATGCGCCCGCTGACACGATCTCATCCACTTCACCCCGTCGTCCCAACCCGCCGCGGCTTCATGGGGGTGGCCATCGCCGCGAGTTGGGGGTGGGCAGGCCGGATTTGGGCGTGCGTCTCTGCCGCGTCATCGTATCGCGACCGTCACGATCGACCCGATCTCGTGATCGACTCCCAGGGCAACACCCGGGCGCTTCGCAACCGCGACGAGTGGAACGAGCGTCGCCAGCGGATTCGAGAGGCGATGCAGCAGGTGATGGGTCCCCTGCCCGTGGAGGGTCCTTGTCGCCAAGGACCGTTGAACACAACCATCCTCCAACGCGAGGAGGTCGAACACGACGGGATTCCGATCCGACGCACCCTCTTGACCTACGCTCCCGACCCCGGTCCGGCCGGCGACTCAAAGCCGGTCGCCGTGCCCGCCTGGCTGCTCGAACCCCTCGACTGCCAAGACCGCTCCAAGCCGACCCGACGACCCGCTATGTTAGCGCTCCACCAGACCATTCGGATCGGCAAGGATGAACCGGTCGGTCTGGGCGACCACCCCAATCGCCGCTACGGCGTCGAACTGGCGGCGCGGGGCTTTGTCGTCCTCGCGCCCGACTACCCCGGCTTCGGCGCGCATCGCGTTGATCCCTACGCCTTGGGATACGTCTCAGCCACGATGAAGGCGATCCGGGATAACCTCCGAGGCGTGGATCTGCTTACCGCTTTGGACTCGGTCGATCCCGCTCGGATCGGTGCGATCGGTCACTCGCTGGGCGGCCACAACGCCCTGTTCACCGCCGTCTTCGACGAGCGACTTGCCGCGACCGTAACCTCGTGCGGCTTCACCAGCTTCCCCCGCTACAAAAACGGCGACCTGAGCGGTTGGTCACACCAGGGTTACATGCCACGCATCCGAACCGTTCACCATCTCGACCCAGCGCGAATGCCGTTCGACTTCCCCGAGGTGGTCGCGGCGGTGGCCCCGCGGGGTCTGTTCGTCTCCGCTCCGCTGCACGACGACAACTTCGATGTTCAAGGAGTCAAAGACTGTCTGGAGGCAGCTCGTCCGATCTTCAAACTGTGGGACGCCCCCGAGGCGTTGGTCGCCGAATTCCCGGACACCGGCCATGATTTTCCACCCGCGACCCGCCAACGCGCCTACCAGTGGCTAGAACAACGTCTCGCCGCTCGATCCTCAATCCAACCCATCAAATCCAATCCCGCGGAGTGA
- a CDS encoding PEP-CTERM sorting domain-containing protein, producing MTTDPGGLGVQVGGPFLTLADWLNPSVDHGAAAGFQNIASVLNAGTIVTVQIGQGAGNPNTIGYVESITYTYTYTAFSGPTTYVGNFGVTPLDNVVPEPSTWVLTALVLVGSGLAWRRRRSRWD from the coding sequence TTGACCACCGATCCCGGTGGGTTGGGCGTTCAGGTGGGTGGACCCTTTCTGACGCTGGCCGATTGGCTGAATCCTTCCGTAGATCATGGCGCGGCGGCGGGGTTCCAGAACATCGCCAGCGTGCTGAATGCGGGCACGATTGTGACGGTGCAGATCGGCCAGGGGGCGGGCAACCCCAACACGATCGGGTACGTGGAGTCGATCACCTACACCTACACCTACACCGCGTTTTCCGGTCCAACAACCTATGTGGGGAACTTTGGGGTGACGCCGCTCGACAATGTGGTTCCCGAGCCTTCGACCTGGGTGTTGACGGCGTTGGTGTTGGTCGGTTCGGGACTAGCTTGGCGGCGTCGGCGGTCGCGTTGGGATTAA
- the fliW gene encoding flagellar assembly protein FliW, with product MNLVTTRFGVVQVTDDQLIRVPEGLVGFRSLTSYALIPDPVVAGLTWLQSTTDPETAFALVTPEQVVTEYKLDLRPGDKAALELTNGDDAVVYVILNRGETGGLTVNLQGPLVINPHRRLGRQIVLTSSRYAVRYPLGSSASVAQPASSQDSDSSEPVEAAAAGLIDVVARVSL from the coding sequence GTGAATCTCGTCACGACTCGATTTGGCGTGGTCCAGGTGACCGACGACCAACTCATCCGAGTGCCGGAAGGGCTGGTCGGGTTTCGATCCCTTACCTCGTATGCGTTGATTCCCGATCCGGTCGTCGCCGGCTTGACCTGGCTGCAAAGCACGACCGATCCCGAAACGGCCTTCGCCTTGGTCACCCCCGAGCAGGTGGTGACCGAGTACAAGCTGGATCTCCGGCCCGGCGACAAAGCGGCGCTGGAGTTGACCAACGGTGACGACGCTGTGGTTTACGTCATCCTCAATCGGGGAGAGACCGGAGGTCTCACCGTCAATCTCCAAGGTCCGCTGGTGATCAATCCCCACCGGCGTTTGGGACGCCAAATCGTGCTGACCTCCAGCCGCTACGCGGTGAGGTATCCCCTGGGTAGCTCCGCGTCGGTCGCCCAACCCGCGTCGTCGCAGGATTCGGACTCTTCCGAACCCGTTGAGGCCGCCGCGGCCGGACTAATCGACGTTGTGGCGCGGGTCTCGCTTTGA
- a CDS encoding DUF2007 domain-containing protein — MSDEIEVGLVSNDVEATLVVNLLLEKGIAARSDASSTGPLFGGASFDAGHRILVPVESARKAREILEHYPNFKPRDASADS; from the coding sequence ATGAGCGACGAAATCGAGGTCGGCCTGGTGTCCAATGACGTGGAAGCCACCCTGGTGGTCAATCTGCTACTGGAAAAAGGAATCGCAGCCCGCAGCGACGCCTCATCGACCGGCCCGCTCTTCGGCGGCGCGAGTTTCGACGCCGGCCATCGGATTCTCGTTCCCGTCGAATCGGCTCGCAAAGCCCGGGAAATCCTGGAACACTACCCTAACTTCAAACCACGCGATGCCTCCGCCGACTCTTGA
- a CDS encoding glycogen debranching protein codes for MTSSLSRATWLRRNRTYQFRGRELKVTRGAPLPLGATPTPQGINFALLCRNGTAVTLALFDVCGVVPQAEIPLDPKVNRTGDHWHIRIDGLPADLEFSYGYRVDGPKGPKHAYNPDLILIDPNAPGMSCGKPWGHRGGPPRYSLIADFSRDDSVEVSPRIPREDSILYELHVRGYTIHPSSGVTHPGTYAGLIEKIPYLKDLGVTGVELLPVDEFDENDCPFRNPFTGERHRNFWGYNTITFAAPKAAYASDPTGTNPLTEFRSMVRAFHHEGMEVILDVVFNHTAEGGKGGPTYSFRGLDNALYYMLDDQGRYLNFSGCGNTVNGNHPIMREHVISSLRGYVARAGIDGFRFDLASVFGRDRTGNVLVEPPIVEMITEDGLLADVKLIAEPWDAGGLYQVGSFPFGNRWMEWNGKFRDDVRRFWKGDENMVPALASRICGSQDLYRDRSPLHSVNFITCHDGFTLWDLVSYNEKHNEANGEGNRDGCNYNHSWNCGVEGETDDPEVLKLRYRQVRNLMATLLLSQGVPMILGGDEFLRTQRGNNNAWCQDNEIGWVDWNRARDQADFLRFVTMLIALRKRHPVLRRRTFLTGEGPEPDIHWHGVKPNKPDFAPWSRTLALAYDGRRCDRERVVDRDLYIAFNAYHEPLEFVIPQSPTGRKWRRAIDTARPSPHDIVGLDQGPIVEFFKPQTLEARSLLVLVSESR; via the coding sequence ATGACATCCTCGTTGAGTCGCGCAACCTGGTTGAGGCGAAACCGGACGTATCAGTTCCGGGGGCGGGAACTCAAGGTGACGCGGGGCGCTCCGTTGCCGTTAGGGGCGACCCCGACCCCCCAGGGGATCAATTTCGCCCTGTTGTGTCGCAACGGCACCGCAGTGACGCTGGCGTTGTTCGACGTTTGCGGGGTCGTGCCCCAGGCCGAAATTCCGCTGGACCCCAAGGTCAACCGCACCGGCGACCACTGGCACATCCGAATTGACGGCCTGCCGGCCGACCTGGAGTTTTCGTACGGCTACCGGGTGGATGGTCCCAAGGGGCCCAAGCATGCCTACAACCCCGACCTGATCTTGATCGACCCCAACGCGCCCGGAATGTCCTGCGGCAAGCCGTGGGGACACCGGGGGGGACCGCCGCGCTACAGCTTGATTGCCGACTTCTCGCGCGACGACTCGGTGGAGGTATCACCCCGGATTCCCCGCGAGGATTCGATCCTCTACGAGCTGCACGTCCGGGGTTACACCATTCACCCCAGCTCCGGCGTGACCCATCCAGGAACCTACGCAGGCCTCATCGAAAAGATTCCTTATCTGAAGGACCTTGGGGTCACTGGCGTCGAACTGCTCCCGGTCGACGAGTTCGACGAGAACGACTGCCCCTTCCGCAACCCGTTCACCGGCGAGCGACACCGCAACTTCTGGGGCTACAACACCATCACCTTCGCAGCCCCCAAGGCCGCCTACGCCTCCGACCCAACCGGAACCAACCCGCTGACCGAATTCCGCTCGATGGTCCGCGCTTTTCACCACGAAGGAATGGAGGTGATCCTCGACGTGGTGTTCAACCACACCGCCGAAGGCGGCAAGGGTGGCCCGACCTACAGCTTCCGCGGCTTGGATAACGCGCTTTACTACATGCTCGACGACCAAGGCCGCTACCTCAACTTCAGCGGATGCGGCAACACGGTCAACGGCAATCACCCCATCATGCGCGAACACGTGATCTCCTCGCTCCGCGGCTACGTGGCGCGGGCGGGGATCGACGGCTTCCGGTTCGACCTGGCCAGCGTCTTCGGTCGGGACCGCACCGGCAACGTACTGGTCGAACCGCCGATCGTCGAGATGATCACCGAGGACGGTTTGCTAGCCGACGTCAAACTCATCGCCGAACCCTGGGACGCCGGGGGACTCTACCAGGTCGGCAGCTTCCCCTTCGGCAATCGCTGGATGGAGTGGAACGGCAAGTTCCGCGACGACGTGCGGCGGTTCTGGAAAGGGGACGAGAACATGGTCCCCGCCCTGGCCAGCCGCATCTGCGGCAGCCAGGACCTCTACCGCGACCGCAGCCCGCTCCACTCGGTCAATTTCATCACCTGCCACGACGGCTTCACCCTCTGGGATCTCGTCTCCTATAACGAGAAACACAACGAAGCCAACGGCGAAGGAAATCGAGATGGATGTAACTATAATCACTCATGGAATTGCGGTGTCGAGGGTGAAACCGACGACCCCGAGGTGTTGAAGCTGCGTTACCGTCAGGTTCGCAACCTGATGGCCACCCTGCTGCTTTCCCAGGGGGTACCGATGATTTTGGGCGGGGACGAGTTTCTGCGCACCCAGCGGGGCAACAACAACGCCTGGTGCCAGGACAACGAAATCGGTTGGGTCGATTGGAATCGCGCCCGCGATCAGGCCGACTTTCTCCGCTTTGTCACTATGTTAATCGCGTTGCGCAAGCGTCATCCGGTTCTCAGACGTCGGACCTTTCTCACGGGCGAGGGACCCGAGCCGGACATCCACTGGCACGGTGTCAAACCCAACAAGCCTGACTTCGCCCCTTGGAGCCGTACCCTGGCGCTGGCTTACGATGGACGTCGTTGCGACCGCGAGCGGGTGGTGGACCGCGACCTCTACATCGCCTTCAACGCTTACCACGAACCTCTCGAGTTTGTGATTCCCCAGTCTCCCACCGGGCGCAAGTGGCGGCGCGCTATCGACACCGCCCGCCCCTCTCCCCACGATATCGTCGGTCTGGATCAAGGGCCAATCGTCGAGTTCTTCAAACCTCAGACCCTCGAGGCGCGCTCGTTGCTGGTTTTGGTCTCCGAATCGCGGTGA
- a CDS encoding succinate dehydrogenase/fumarate reductase iron-sulfur subunit, translated as MSHSNGHASANGHASANGHGKTLNLTLHIWRQSGPDAPGRMVPYKLEGVSTDCSFLEMLDLLNEQLILKGEDPIAFEHDCREGICGCCGVVINGHPHGPEQTTTCQLHMRSFQDGAELYIEPWRAKAFPVIKDLVVDRSAFDRIIQAGGYISTNTGSAPEANSILVKKEEAEAAFNAATCIGCGACVAACPNASAMLFVAAKVAHFAHLPQGQIESSRRARAMVAQMDQEGFGNCTNHGECEAACPKGISLDNIVLLNREYLKASLATAGT; from the coding sequence ATGAGTCATTCCAACGGCCACGCCTCCGCCAACGGCCACGCCTCCGCCAACGGCCACGGCAAGACCCTTAACCTCACGCTGCACATTTGGCGACAAAGCGGCCCGGACGCTCCTGGACGCATGGTCCCCTACAAGCTTGAAGGGGTCTCCACTGATTGCTCCTTTCTGGAAATGCTCGACTTGCTCAACGAGCAACTCATTCTCAAAGGCGAAGACCCCATCGCCTTTGAACATGACTGCCGGGAAGGGATTTGCGGATGCTGTGGCGTGGTGATTAACGGTCATCCTCACGGACCGGAGCAAACCACCACCTGCCAACTCCATATGCGCAGCTTCCAGGACGGAGCTGAACTTTACATCGAGCCGTGGCGCGCTAAGGCGTTCCCAGTCATCAAGGACCTCGTGGTGGACCGCTCGGCGTTCGATCGGATCATCCAGGCTGGCGGCTACATCTCGACCAACACCGGGTCGGCCCCCGAGGCCAACTCGATCCTGGTCAAGAAGGAGGAGGCTGAGGCCGCCTTCAACGCCGCCACCTGCATTGGCTGCGGCGCGTGCGTGGCGGCCTGTCCCAACGCCTCGGCGATGCTCTTCGTCGCGGCCAAGGTGGCCCACTTTGCCCATCTACCCCAAGGCCAGATCGAATCGTCCAGGCGCGCTCGGGCGATGGTCGCCCAGATGGACCAGGAAGGATTCGGCAACTGCACCAACCACGGCGAATGCGAAGCCGCCTGTCCCAAGGGCATCAGCCTGGACAACATTGTGCTGCTCAACCGCGAATATCTCAAAGCGTCCTTAGCCACCGCGGGAACGTGA
- a CDS encoding succinate dehydrogenase cytochrome b subunit, with protein sequence MLKAFSTSVGKKAIVAVTGLGLFLFVFGHMVGNLQFFLGRDTLNRYAEFLHSVPELLWVVRLGLLAFIVLHIAVTVKLWAENQAARPTRYVYQNYQRATLGSRYMILSGLTVLAFIVYHLLHFTVRVVPDDYAYLYEDKIDGIPVVLSRESPLPGHGPATKVVVRVASPSPSLADDATESQAAAEMTVSSRNLRHDCYGMVLAGFSQPPVVAFYLLAQVLLAFHLSHGASSMFQTLGWNSPRYRPLVSRIGPVMATIICLGFISVPIAIQIDVWTGVFGFAAG encoded by the coding sequence ATGCTCAAAGCGTTCTCCACGTCGGTCGGGAAAAAGGCGATCGTCGCCGTCACCGGCCTCGGTTTGTTTTTGTTCGTGTTCGGGCACATGGTGGGCAACCTCCAGTTTTTCCTGGGGCGCGATACGCTGAACCGCTACGCCGAGTTCCTGCACTCGGTGCCCGAATTGCTCTGGGTGGTGCGGCTGGGGTTGTTGGCCTTCATCGTACTCCACATCGCGGTGACGGTGAAGCTGTGGGCCGAAAACCAAGCCGCCCGTCCCACCCGCTACGTCTATCAGAACTATCAGCGCGCTACCCTGGGGTCGCGGTACATGATCCTCTCGGGTCTGACCGTATTGGCTTTCATCGTCTACCACCTGCTCCATTTCACGGTGCGGGTCGTGCCGGACGATTACGCCTATTTGTATGAGGACAAGATCGACGGCATTCCCGTGGTGCTCAGCCGCGAATCTCCCCTTCCCGGCCACGGTCCGGCCACCAAGGTGGTGGTCCGCGTTGCGTCCCCGTCCCCGTCGCTAGCGGACGACGCCACTGAATCTCAAGCGGCCGCCGAGATGACCGTTAGCAGCCGCAACCTGCGGCACGATTGCTACGGCATGGTGCTGGCCGGTTTCAGCCAACCCCCAGTCGTGGCATTTTATTTGCTCGCTCAGGTTCTGCTGGCATTTCACTTGAGTCACGGAGCCAGCAGTATGTTTCAGACCCTGGGTTGGAACAGCCCCCGCTACCGCCCGCTCGTGTCACGCATCGGTCCGGTGATGGCCACCATCATCTGTCTGGGCTTCATTTCCGTTCCGATCGCCATTCAAATTGACGTGTGGACCGGCGTGTTCGGCTTCGCCGCCGGTTGA
- a CDS encoding fumarate reductase/succinate dehydrogenase flavoprotein subunit, producing the protein MRVLDERLDAKIPDGPLAEKWTRHLGSIKLVSPANKRKFTVIVVGTGLAGGSAAATLGELGYNVLAFCFQDSPRRAHSIAAQGGINACKNYQNDGDSVQRFFYDTIKGGDFRSREANVYRLTELSCNIIDQCVAQGVPFAREYGGTLANRSFGGTQVSRTFYARGQTGQQLLLGCYSALARQIHAGRVKMFPRTEMLELVVENNRAVGIVTRDLVSGKIQSWAGDAVVLATGGYGNVFYLSTNAKGCNVTATFRAYRKGALFANPCFTQIHPTCIPPHGEQQSKLTLMSESLRNDGRVWVPKKPGDKRHPNDIPEEERDYYLERKYPSYGNLAPRDISSRSAKEVCDEGRGVGPTGIGVYLDFRDAIKRFGKSVIEARYGNLFDMYERITGENPYEVPMRIYPASHYTMGGLWVDYNLMSNLPGLFVIGEANFSDHGANRLGASALLQGLVDGYFVLPYTIGDFFANHGQSKVPTDHAAFVEAERQTTERNAKLLSINGQRTVDSFHRELGKIVWDKCGMSRNAQGLRQALEKIPAIREEFWRNVKVTGSGEELNAQLENAGRVADFLEFAEVMCLDALVREESCGAHFREEYQTPDGEAERNDRDYAHVACWKSNGVGQEPDLIKEPLNFEFVQPTTRSYK; encoded by the coding sequence ATGCGAGTGTTGGACGAACGGCTCGACGCCAAGATTCCTGATGGCCCGCTCGCCGAGAAGTGGACCCGCCACCTTGGTTCCATCAAACTCGTTTCCCCGGCGAACAAACGCAAATTCACCGTGATTGTGGTGGGAACCGGGCTGGCGGGCGGCTCGGCCGCGGCCACCCTGGGCGAGTTGGGCTACAACGTGCTGGCCTTCTGCTTCCAGGACAGTCCCCGCCGCGCCCACTCGATCGCCGCCCAGGGCGGCATCAACGCCTGCAAGAATTATCAAAACGACGGCGACTCGGTTCAACGGTTCTTCTACGACACCATCAAAGGAGGGGACTTCCGCAGCCGCGAAGCCAACGTCTACCGCCTCACTGAGTTGTCCTGCAACATCATCGACCAGTGCGTCGCCCAAGGCGTCCCCTTCGCCCGCGAATACGGCGGCACCCTGGCCAACCGCTCCTTCGGCGGCACCCAGGTCTCCCGCACTTTCTACGCCCGCGGCCAAACCGGCCAACAGCTGTTGCTGGGCTGCTACTCGGCCCTGGCGCGACAGATTCACGCTGGTCGCGTCAAGATGTTCCCACGCACCGAGATGCTCGAACTCGTGGTCGAAAACAACCGGGCCGTCGGCATCGTCACCCGCGACCTGGTCTCGGGCAAGATTCAATCTTGGGCAGGGGACGCGGTGGTGCTGGCCACCGGCGGCTACGGGAACGTCTTTTACCTATCGACCAACGCCAAGGGCTGCAACGTCACCGCCACCTTCCGCGCCTATCGCAAAGGGGCGTTGTTCGCCAACCCCTGCTTCACCCAGATCCACCCCACCTGCATCCCGCCCCACGGTGAACAACAATCCAAACTCACCCTCATGTCCGAGTCGCTGCGCAACGACGGACGGGTCTGGGTGCCCAAGAAGCCCGGCGACAAGCGCCACCCCAATGACATCCCCGAAGAGGAACGGGATTACTATCTCGAACGCAAATACCCCTCCTACGGCAACCTCGCCCCCCGCGACATCTCGTCGCGCTCGGCCAAAGAAGTCTGCGACGAAGGACGCGGCGTTGGCCCTACCGGCATCGGGGTCTATCTGGACTTCCGCGACGCCATCAAGCGGTTCGGTAAGTCGGTCATCGAAGCCCGCTACGGTAACCTGTTCGACATGTACGAACGGATCACCGGCGAGAATCCCTACGAGGTGCCGATGCGGATCTATCCCGCCAGCCACTACACAATGGGCGGCTTGTGGGTCGATTATAACCTGATGTCCAACCTCCCCGGCCTGTTCGTTATTGGCGAAGCCAACTTCTCCGACCACGGGGCCAATCGCCTGGGCGCAAGTGCGTTGCTGCAAGGTCTGGTGGACGGCTACTTCGTGCTGCCTTACACCATCGGCGACTTCTTTGCCAACCACGGCCAGTCCAAGGTGCCGACCGATCACGCCGCCTTCGTCGAGGCCGAACGCCAAACCACCGAACGCAACGCCAAGTTGCTGTCGATCAACGGCCAACGCACCGTCGATTCGTTCCACCGCGAACTCGGCAAGATCGTCTGGGATAAGTGTGGCATGAGTCGCAACGCCCAAGGGTTGCGTCAAGCCCTGGAGAAGATCCCGGCGATCCGTGAAGAATTCTGGCGCAACGTCAAAGTCACCGGCTCAGGCGAGGAACTCAATGCCCAACTGGAAAACGCCGGGCGCGTCGCCGACTTCCTCGAGTTCGCCGAAGTCATGTGTCTGGATGCGCTAGTGCGCGAGGAATCCTGCGGTGCCCACTTCCGCGAAGAGTACCAGACCCCCGACGGCGAGGCCGAACGCAACGACCGCGACTACGCCCACGTCGCCTGCTGGAAATCCAATGGGGTCGGCCAAGAGCCCGACCTGATCAAGGAACCGCTCAACTTCGAGTTCGTCCAACCGACCACCCGGAGCTATAAGTGA
- a CDS encoding pseudouridine-5'-phosphate glycosidase — MKPSPTRPPTPTPMDEPDAVSDLGAPTDVPGWTGSPLVALESTLIAQGLPWPDNLATALEAQRAVAESGAEGRTLAILEGKPRLGLSVEELEGMARRGSSRFRKAARRDLAAALALGWDAATTVSATLFLARRAGIRVMATGGLGGVHRGWTERPDLSGDLLELADAHGCVVVCSGFKSILDLPATLEALETLGVALVGYCTDDLPAFTERSSGLPVPARVETPDQIAKIVRAHRTLGLPGAIVVVQPVDQAVALEDRLAREALDEALIDAERQGVHGAALTPFLLGRLRDRTGGASLIANRRLIVDNARLAGAIAVALAGTGTD, encoded by the coding sequence GTGAAGCCGTCTCCAACCCGCCCGCCGACCCCGACCCCGATGGATGAACCCGACGCGGTGTCCGACCTCGGCGCACCAACGGACGTGCCGGGTTGGACCGGATCGCCCCTGGTGGCGCTGGAGTCCACCCTGATCGCCCAAGGGCTTCCCTGGCCCGACAACCTGGCCACCGCCTTAGAGGCGCAACGCGCGGTTGCTGAGTCGGGGGCGGAAGGACGCACATTAGCGATCCTGGAAGGAAAACCTCGCTTGGGTCTGAGTGTTGAGGAACTTGAAGGGATGGCGCGGAGGGGTTCCAGCCGCTTCCGCAAGGCGGCCCGCCGCGACCTTGCCGCCGCGTTGGCGTTGGGGTGGGACGCTGCCACCACGGTTTCGGCCACGCTGTTCCTGGCCCGACGAGCGGGCATCCGCGTCATGGCCACCGGCGGTTTGGGCGGAGTCCACCGGGGTTGGACCGAGCGTCCCGACCTCTCCGGCGACCTGCTTGAGCTCGCCGACGCTCATGGATGCGTGGTGGTGTGTTCTGGATTCAAGTCCATCTTGGATCTGCCAGCCACCCTCGAAGCCCTCGAGACCCTGGGAGTCGCGCTCGTTGGTTACTGCACCGACGACTTGCCTGCCTTCACCGAACGTTCCAGCGGCCTGCCCGTTCCCGCAAGGGTCGAGACCCCCGATCAAATCGCCAAAATCGTCCGCGCCCATCGGACACTTGGATTGCCAGGAGCCATCGTGGTGGTCCAACCGGTCGATCAGGCCGTCGCGCTGGAGGACCGCCTCGCTCGGGAGGCCTTGGACGAAGCGCTCATTGACGCCGAGCGACAAGGCGTTCATGGAGCCGCGTTGACGCCATTTTTGCTGGGTCGCCTTCGTGATCGAACCGGGGGAGCCTCTCTGATCGCCAACCGTCGCCTGATCGTGGACAACGCCCGACTCGCCGGAGCCATCGCCGTTGCTCTGGCCGGAACTGGCACTGACTGA
- the csrA gene encoding carbon storage regulator CsrA, with translation MLVLSRHRDESIIIGDDIVITVVDIRGDKVRLGIAAPIEVSVHRQEVYEAIQRENKQASRLDPQEARQLDRVSPPFRRETRRRGDDQTRNANRS, from the coding sequence ATGCTGGTTCTGTCCCGACACCGCGATGAAAGCATCATCATCGGTGATGACATTGTCATCACGGTGGTGGATATTCGGGGCGATAAAGTTCGGTTGGGGATCGCGGCCCCAATCGAAGTCTCGGTGCATCGTCAAGAGGTTTACGAGGCGATTCAACGCGAAAACAAGCAGGCAAGTCGCCTGGACCCCCAGGAGGCCCGTCAGCTTGACCGCGTCAGCCCGCCGTTCCGTCGGGAGACTCGCCGCCGCGGCGACGACCAGACGCGCAACGCCAACCGCTCCTAA